The following are from one region of the Aequoribacter fuscus genome:
- the fusA gene encoding elongation factor G, whose protein sequence is MARKTPIARYRNIGICAHVDAGKTTTTERVLFYTGLSHKIGEVHDGAATMDWMEQEQERGITITSAATTCFWAGMNQQFDEHRINIIDTPGHVDFTIEVERSLRVLDGAVVVLCGSSGVQPQTETVWRQANKYEVPRMVFVNKMDRAGASFERVVQQLRDRLGANAVPLQMTIGAEDEFKGVVDLIKRKAIIWNEADQGMTFEYQDIPEDMVDEVEEMREFMVEAAAEASDDLMNKYLEGEELSEEEIKQGIRARTLANEIIPVLGGSAFKNKGVQAVLDAVVEYMPSPTEVKAIEGTLEDGETVDTREADDSAPFAALAFKIATDPFVGTLTFFRVYSGKLESGTAVYNSVKEKKERVGRMVQMHANSREEIKECLAGDIAAAVGLKDVTTGDTLCAIDKPIVLERMEFPEPVISVAVEPKSKADQEKMGVALGKLAQEDPSFRVKTDEETGQTIISGMGELHLDIIVDRMRREFSVEANIGKPQVAYRERIRNKAEVEGKFVRQSGGRGQYGHVWVRFEPAEDQGADGLEFVNEVVGGVVPREYIPAVQKGIEEQMQNGVLAGYPLLGLKATLYDGSFHDVDSNEMAFKIAASMATKKLAQVGGAALLEPIMKVEVVTPEENMGDVVGDLNRRRGLILGMDESVSGKVINAEVPLAEMFGYATDLRSATQGRATYTMEFAKYSEAPSNIADAIVAKNGIY, encoded by the coding sequence GTGGCTCGTAAGACTCCCATAGCTCGCTATCGGAACATCGGTATTTGCGCTCACGTTGATGCGGGTAAAACCACAACAACGGAGCGCGTGCTTTTTTACACGGGTCTATCTCACAAAATCGGTGAGGTTCATGATGGCGCTGCCACTATGGACTGGATGGAGCAAGAGCAAGAGCGTGGTATCACGATTACCAGTGCTGCTACCACGTGCTTTTGGGCTGGTATGAACCAGCAATTTGACGAGCACCGCATTAATATTATTGATACGCCCGGACACGTCGATTTTACGATTGAAGTTGAGCGTTCGCTGCGCGTACTTGATGGTGCTGTGGTGGTCTTGTGTGGTTCCTCGGGCGTTCAGCCGCAGACGGAAACCGTTTGGCGTCAAGCCAACAAATACGAAGTGCCTCGCATGGTCTTTGTTAACAAAATGGACCGAGCAGGGGCGAGTTTTGAGCGCGTTGTGCAGCAGTTGCGCGACCGTCTGGGTGCCAATGCGGTGCCCCTCCAAATGACGATTGGGGCAGAAGACGAGTTCAAAGGCGTCGTCGACCTGATCAAGCGTAAAGCCATCATTTGGAATGAAGCCGACCAGGGTATGACTTTCGAATACCAAGATATTCCTGAGGATATGGTCGACGAGGTCGAAGAAATGCGAGAGTTCATGGTTGAAGCGGCCGCCGAGGCAAGCGACGACCTGATGAACAAATACCTCGAAGGCGAAGAGCTTAGCGAAGAAGAGATTAAGCAAGGTATCCGCGCTCGGACTTTGGCGAACGAAATCATTCCCGTGTTGGGTGGATCTGCCTTCAAGAATAAGGGTGTTCAAGCTGTCTTGGATGCTGTTGTTGAGTACATGCCATCGCCCACTGAGGTCAAAGCCATCGAAGGGACATTGGAAGATGGCGAAACGGTTGACACCCGCGAAGCTGACGATAGCGCACCTTTTGCAGCGCTGGCATTTAAAATCGCCACAGATCCTTTCGTCGGCACGCTGACTTTCTTCCGCGTGTATTCCGGTAAGTTGGAAAGCGGTACGGCTGTTTACAACTCAGTTAAAGAGAAAAAAGAGCGTGTCGGCCGCATGGTGCAAATGCATGCGAACAGCCGAGAAGAGATTAAAGAGTGTTTGGCGGGGGATATCGCCGCCGCAGTGGGTCTTAAAGATGTCACCACCGGTGACACCTTGTGCGCCATTGATAAACCGATTGTACTTGAGCGCATGGAGTTTCCTGAACCCGTGATTTCGGTGGCGGTGGAACCCAAGTCGAAGGCCGACCAAGAAAAAATGGGAGTTGCTCTCGGTAAGCTCGCCCAAGAGGATCCGTCATTCCGCGTTAAAACGGACGAAGAGACTGGTCAAACGATTATTTCTGGGATGGGTGAGTTGCACCTCGATATTATCGTTGACCGTATGCGTCGTGAGTTTAGCGTTGAAGCAAATATTGGCAAGCCGCAAGTCGCTTATCGCGAGCGCATCCGTAACAAGGCCGAGGTTGAGGGCAAATTTGTCCGCCAGTCTGGTGGTCGAGGTCAGTACGGGCATGTCTGGGTTCGATTCGAACCGGCAGAAGATCAAGGCGCTGATGGGCTAGAGTTTGTCAATGAAGTCGTCGGTGGGGTTGTGCCTCGCGAGTATATTCCGGCTGTGCAAAAAGGCATTGAGGAGCAGATGCAAAACGGCGTTTTGGCCGGTTACCCGTTGTTGGGCCTTAAGGCAACGTTATACGACGGTTCGTTTCACGATGTTGACTCGAATGAAATGGCATTTAAAATCGCCGCGTCGATGGCGACTAAGAAGTTAGCTCAAGTCGGTGGGGCGGCATTGCTCGAACCCATAATGAAGGTCGAAGTCGTAACGCCGGAAGAAAATATGGGCGACGTAGTGGGTGATCTTAATCGCCGTCGGGGTCTCATTTTGGGTATGGATGAAAGCGTAAGCGGTAAGGTGATCAACGCTGAGGTGCCTCTTGCAGAAATGTTTGGGTACGCGACGGATTTGCGATCAGCAACTCAGGGGCGGGCGACCTACACAATGGAGTTTGCAAAGTATTCGGAAGCGCCGAGTAATATTGCAGATGCCATCGTTGCGAAAAACGGGATTTATTAA
- the tuf gene encoding elongation factor Tu, with product MAKEKFERSKPHVNVGTIGHVDHGKTTLTAALTRVCAEVFGGQAVAFDGIDNAPEERERGITIATSHVEYDSSIRHYAHVDCPGHADYVKNMITGAAQMDGAILVCGATDGPMPQTREHILLSRQVGVPYIVVFLNKADLLAEDCGGVGTEEYEEMKELVEMELRELLDTYDFPGDDTPIICGSALMALNGEDDNELGTSAVKALVEALDTYIPEPERAIDQTFLMPVEDVFSISGRGTVVTGRVERGVIKVGEEIEIVGIRDTTKTTCTGVEMFRKLLDEGRAGENVGVLLRGTKREDVERGQVLAKPGSVKPHTKFEAEVYVLSKDEGGRHTPFFKGYRPQFYFRTTDVTGACELPDGVEMVMPGDNIQMVVTLIAPIAMEDGLRFAIREGGRTVGAGVVAKIIE from the coding sequence GTGGCAAAGGAAAAGTTTGAGCGTAGTAAGCCTCACGTAAACGTGGGCACAATTGGTCACGTAGACCATGGTAAAACGACTCTGACCGCGGCTCTGACTCGAGTTTGCGCAGAGGTATTTGGTGGACAAGCGGTTGCGTTTGACGGTATTGACAACGCACCGGAAGAGCGTGAGCGTGGTATTACGATTGCGACTTCACACGTAGAGTACGATTCATCGATTCGTCACTACGCGCACGTAGACTGCCCTGGGCACGCTGACTATGTTAAGAACATGATCACGGGTGCTGCACAGATGGACGGTGCGATCTTGGTATGTGGTGCGACTGACGGTCCAATGCCTCAGACTCGCGAGCACATTCTGTTGTCTCGTCAGGTAGGTGTACCTTACATCGTTGTGTTCTTGAACAAAGCTGACCTTCTTGCAGAAGACTGTGGTGGTGTTGGTACTGAAGAATACGAAGAGATGAAAGAGTTGGTTGAAATGGAACTTCGTGAGTTGTTGGACACTTACGACTTCCCAGGCGACGATACTCCAATCATCTGTGGTTCTGCGTTGATGGCCTTGAACGGCGAAGACGACAACGAGCTTGGCACGAGTGCCGTTAAAGCATTGGTTGAAGCTTTGGATACCTATATTCCTGAGCCAGAGCGTGCGATTGATCAGACGTTCTTGATGCCAGTAGAAGACGTATTCTCGATCTCAGGTCGTGGTACGGTGGTAACGGGCCGTGTTGAGCGTGGCGTGATCAAAGTGGGTGAAGAGATCGAGATCGTTGGTATCCGTGACACCACCAAGACAACTTGTACGGGCGTTGAGATGTTCCGTAAGTTGTTGGACGAAGGTCGTGCTGGAGAGAACGTTGGTGTTTTGTTGCGTGGTACTAAGCGTGAAGACGTAGAGCGTGGTCAGGTATTGGCGAAGCCCGGTAGCGTTAAGCCGCACACTAAGTTTGAAGCAGAAGTTTACGTATTGAGCAAAGATGAAGGTGGTCGTCACACGCCATTCTTTAAAGGTTACCGTCCTCAGTTTTACTTCCGTACGACGGACGTAACGGGTGCGTGTGAATTGCCTGATGGCGTAGAGATGGTAATGCCAGGTGACAACATTCAGATGGTTGTTACGTTGATTGCACCGATTGCGATGGAAGACGGTTTGCGTTTTGCGATCCGTGAAGGTGGTCGTACGGTTGGTGCTGGCGTTGTAGCCAAAATCATCGAGTAA
- the rpsL gene encoding 30S ribosomal protein S12 — MATINQLVRKPRKRKVVKSDVPALQACPQRRGVCTRVYTTTPKKPNSALRKVCRVRLTNGYEVSSYIGGEGHNLQEHSVVLIRGGRVKDLPGVRYHTVRGSLDTSGVANRKQARSKYGAKRPKS, encoded by the coding sequence ATGGCAACGATTAACCAGCTTGTGCGCAAGCCGCGCAAGCGTAAAGTGGTAAAGAGCGACGTACCTGCATTGCAGGCGTGTCCTCAACGTCGTGGAGTGTGTACTCGTGTATACACCACCACTCCTAAAAAACCTAACTCGGCGTTGCGTAAAGTATGTCGTGTTCGCTTGACCAACGGTTATGAAGTTTCTTCATACATCGGCGGTGAAGGTCACAACCTGCAAGAGCACAGCGTAGTGTTAATTCGTGGCGGTCGTGTAAAAGACTTGCCAGGTGTGCGCTATCACACCGTTCGCGGTAGCTTGGATACTTCAGGCGTAGCGAATCGTAAGCAAGCCCGTTCTAAGTACGGTGCGAAACGTCCTAAGTCATAG
- the rplC gene encoding 50S ribosomal protein L3 — MTIGLVGRKTGMTRVFTEDGVSIPVTVVEVSPNRVTQIKELDADGYRAIQVTTGTRKASRVNKSAAGHYAKAGVEAGVGLWEFRLEAGEDAPEVGAELTVGRFEVGQKVDVAGKSKGKGFQGGVKRWNFKMQDATHGNSLSHRAPGSIGQCQTPGRVFKGKKMAGQMGNVAVTTQGLEVVRVDAERNLLLIKGAVPGAPGGDVVVRPAVKA; from the coding sequence ATGACTATTGGTTTAGTCGGCCGTAAAACCGGTATGACTCGTGTTTTTACCGAAGACGGCGTATCAATTCCAGTAACCGTAGTGGAGGTGTCTCCAAACCGCGTTACTCAGATCAAAGAGCTTGATGCCGATGGGTATCGTGCTATTCAGGTAACAACTGGAACTCGCAAAGCAAGTCGCGTCAATAAATCTGCTGCCGGGCATTACGCTAAGGCCGGCGTTGAGGCGGGTGTTGGTTTGTGGGAGTTTCGCCTTGAAGCTGGTGAAGACGCGCCTGAAGTGGGTGCAGAGCTGACCGTAGGTCGATTCGAAGTGGGTCAAAAAGTTGACGTCGCTGGAAAGTCGAAGGGTAAGGGCTTTCAGGGTGGTGTGAAGCGTTGGAACTTTAAGATGCAGGACGCAACTCACGGTAACTCTTTGTCGCACCGTGCGCCAGGTTCTATCGGTCAGTGTCAGACACCGGGTCGCGTATTTAAAGGGAAGAAAATGGCAGGCCAGATGGGTAACGTCGCTGTTACTACCCAGGGTCTCGAGGTTGTGCGTGTCGATGCAGAGCGCAACTTGTTATTAATCAAAGGTGCGGTTCCAGGTGCGCCAGGCGGTGATGTCGTAGTGCGTCCCGCTGTAAAGGCATAA
- the rpsJ gene encoding 30S ribosomal protein S10 encodes MQNQRIRIRLKAFDHRLIDASTQEIVETARRTGAQVRGPIPLPTRKEKFTVLISPHVNKDARDQYEIRTHKRLLDIVEPTEKTVDALMKLDLAAGVEVQISLG; translated from the coding sequence GTGCAAAACCAACGCATTCGTATTCGCCTGAAAGCTTTTGATCACCGTTTGATTGATGCTTCAACGCAAGAGATTGTTGAAACCGCGCGTCGCACTGGGGCTCAGGTTCGCGGACCTATCCCTCTGCCGACTCGTAAAGAGAAGTTTACTGTGTTGATTTCGCCTCACGTAAACAAAGATGCTCGTGACCAGTATGAGATTCGTACCCACAAACGGTTGCTCGACATCGTGGAGCCAACAGAAAAAACGGTTGACGCTTTGATGAAGCTCGACTTAGCAGCAGGTGTGGAAGTACAGATTAGTCTTGGTTAA
- the rpoC gene encoding DNA-directed RNA polymerase subunit beta', with amino-acid sequence MRDLLNILKSQGQTDEFDAIRIGLASSEMVRSWSYGEVKKPETINYRTFKPERDGLFCAKIFGPVKDYECLCGKYKRLKHRGVICEKCGVEVALAKVRRERMGHIELASPVAHIWFLKSLPSRIGLLLDMTLRDIERVLYFESYIVTDPGMTSLEYGQLLSDEQYYEAMEEFGDEFVAKMGAEAIQDMMKQLDLEREIAKLREEIPATNSETKIKKLSKRLKLMEAFASSGNKPEWMVLNALPVLPPDLRPLVPLEGGRFATSDLNDLYRRVINRNNRLKRLLDLNAPDIIVRNEKRMLQEAVDALLDNGRRGRAITGSNKRPLKSLADMIKGKQGRFRQNLLGKRVDYSGRSVIVTGPALKLHQCGLPKKMALELFKPFIFGKLEHRGLATTIKAAKKMVEREPPEVWDILAEVIREHPVLLNRAPTLHRLGIQAFEPVLIEGKAIQLHPLVCAAYNADFDGDQMAVHVPLTIEAQLEARALMMSTNNILSPASGDPIIVPSQDVVLGLYYMTRDRINAKGEGRIFANVSEVHRAYHSGEVGLQAKVKVRIHESVVSDDGDRSERTFIADTTVGRALLWEIVPEGIAYEMVNQPMVKKAISRIINRCYRVVGLKATVIFADQLMYTGYEYSTRSGASIGVNDFEIPAEKARIIEGAEAEVKEIEDQYAAGLVTQGEKYNKVIDIWSRANDLVSKSMMDGLSKETVINKDGEEEEQASFNSVYIYADSGARGSPAQIRQLAGMRGLMAKPDGSIIETPITANFREGLNVLQYFISTHGARKGLADTALKTANSGYLTRRLVDVAQDLVVTEDDCGTDKGILMTPVIDGGDIIETLGDRVLGRIVARDVIRPGTDDGIAVTAGTMLDEAWIRRLEEMGIDEVEVRSPITCETRHGICSTCYGRDLARGHKVNIGEAIGVVAAQSIGEPGTQLTMRTFHIGGAASRATAADNIRVLNDGTVRLHNLKTVQRVDGSLVAVSRSGELSVLDTKGREKERYKLPYGANLVVNDHASITAGDVVATWDPHTHPIVTEVAGTVKFVGMEDGITVKRQTDELTGLSSITVMDAGERPAAGKDIRPAVTLIDEEGNELCLAGTNVPAHYFLPAGAWVSLEDGVRIEIGDVIARIPQEGSKTRDITGGLPRVADLFEARRPKEPAILAEISGTVSFGKETKGKRRLMITPTDGSVMPDGSTHYEALIPKWRNLSVFEGELVEKGEVVSEGPLSPHDILRLKGIEELAKYIVNEIQEVYRLQGVKINDKHVEVIVRQMLRKVIITHSGDSTLIKGEQVEYVTLLEENERLLADGLVPASGERELLGITKASLATESFISAASFQETTRVLTEAAVTGKRDYLRGLKENVVVGRLIPAGTGLAYHEARRKKRAQGDEMRVSAQDIEAALTEALRADVGASEDELE; translated from the coding sequence TTGAGAGACTTACTTAACATATTAAAGTCACAGGGACAGACAGATGAGTTTGATGCAATCCGCATTGGCTTGGCGTCGTCTGAAATGGTTCGCTCTTGGTCTTATGGCGAAGTTAAAAAGCCCGAGACCATCAATTACCGTACGTTCAAGCCTGAGCGTGACGGTTTGTTCTGTGCCAAAATTTTTGGCCCAGTGAAAGATTACGAATGCTTATGTGGTAAATATAAGCGTTTGAAGCACCGCGGTGTCATTTGTGAGAAGTGTGGCGTTGAAGTTGCATTGGCGAAAGTACGTCGTGAGCGTATGGGACACATTGAGCTTGCAAGCCCGGTCGCTCACATCTGGTTTTTGAAGTCACTGCCCTCACGTATTGGCTTGCTGTTGGATATGACTCTGCGTGATATCGAACGTGTCCTATACTTTGAGTCATACATCGTCACTGACCCCGGTATGACGTCGTTAGAGTATGGCCAGCTGTTGTCGGATGAGCAGTACTACGAAGCCATGGAAGAATTCGGTGACGAGTTCGTCGCAAAAATGGGTGCTGAAGCCATCCAAGATATGATGAAGCAGCTAGATCTGGAGCGCGAAATTGCAAAATTGCGTGAGGAGATTCCTGCGACTAACTCCGAGACGAAAATTAAAAAGCTGTCTAAACGTCTTAAGTTAATGGAGGCGTTTGCTAGCTCGGGCAACAAGCCTGAGTGGATGGTCTTGAATGCGTTGCCAGTATTGCCGCCTGATCTGCGTCCGTTGGTGCCGCTAGAAGGTGGGCGGTTTGCAACGTCTGACTTGAATGATCTGTATCGTCGCGTCATTAACCGTAACAACCGTTTGAAGCGTCTATTGGATCTTAATGCGCCTGATATCATTGTTCGCAACGAAAAGCGTATGCTGCAGGAAGCGGTTGACGCTCTGTTAGATAACGGTCGTCGTGGTCGTGCTATTACCGGTTCGAACAAGCGCCCCTTGAAGTCGCTGGCCGACATGATCAAGGGTAAGCAGGGTCGTTTCCGTCAGAACTTGTTGGGCAAGCGCGTAGATTACTCGGGACGTTCGGTAATCGTGACAGGGCCCGCATTAAAGCTGCACCAATGTGGTCTGCCTAAGAAGATGGCATTAGAGCTGTTCAAGCCTTTCATTTTCGGCAAGCTTGAGCACCGTGGCTTGGCAACAACCATCAAAGCTGCGAAAAAGATGGTTGAGCGCGAGCCGCCAGAAGTTTGGGATATCTTGGCTGAGGTAATTCGTGAGCACCCAGTGCTACTGAACCGTGCGCCAACGCTTCACCGTTTGGGCATTCAGGCTTTCGAGCCAGTGCTGATTGAAGGTAAAGCGATTCAGTTGCACCCACTCGTGTGTGCGGCTTACAACGCTGACTTCGACGGGGACCAAATGGCGGTACACGTGCCGCTGACCATTGAGGCGCAGCTTGAAGCTCGCGCTTTGATGATGTCGACTAACAATATTTTGTCGCCTGCGAGTGGTGACCCAATTATCGTGCCGTCTCAGGACGTGGTGTTGGGCTTGTATTACATGACGCGTGACCGCATCAACGCCAAAGGCGAGGGTCGTATCTTTGCGAACGTGAGTGAAGTGCATCGCGCTTATCACAGCGGCGAAGTCGGTCTACAGGCGAAAGTAAAAGTGCGTATCCACGAATCTGTCGTTTCTGATGATGGTGATCGTAGCGAGCGTACCTTTATCGCTGACACCACCGTCGGCCGTGCGCTGTTGTGGGAAATCGTACCTGAGGGTATCGCCTACGAGATGGTGAACCAGCCCATGGTGAAGAAAGCGATTTCGCGCATCATTAACCGCTGCTACCGTGTGGTTGGTCTGAAAGCTACTGTAATCTTTGCTGACCAATTAATGTATACCGGCTATGAGTACTCGACTCGATCGGGCGCGTCGATCGGTGTGAACGACTTCGAAATTCCGGCGGAAAAAGCGCGTATCATTGAAGGCGCTGAGGCCGAAGTGAAAGAGATCGAAGATCAGTACGCCGCAGGTCTGGTGACTCAGGGCGAGAAATACAACAAAGTAATCGATATTTGGTCTCGTGCTAACGATTTGGTGTCAAAGTCGATGATGGACGGTTTGTCGAAAGAAACCGTGATCAACAAAGACGGCGAAGAGGAAGAGCAGGCGTCATTCAACTCAGTCTACATTTACGCCGACTCAGGTGCGCGTGGCTCACCAGCCCAGATTCGTCAGCTGGCGGGTATGCGTGGCTTGATGGCTAAACCCGATGGTTCGATTATTGAAACACCCATTACCGCGAACTTCCGTGAAGGTCTGAACGTACTGCAGTACTTTATTTCGACGCACGGCGCTCGTAAAGGTTTGGCGGATACCGCGTTGAAAACCGCAAACTCCGGTTACTTGACGCGTCGTTTGGTCGACGTGGCGCAAGATTTGGTTGTGACCGAAGACGATTGTGGCACCGACAAAGGCATCCTGATGACGCCTGTGATCGACGGTGGCGACATCATCGAAACCCTGGGTGATAGGGTCTTGGGTCGAATTGTTGCGCGCGATGTTATCCGTCCAGGAACGGATGACGGAATCGCTGTAACGGCGGGTACCATGCTGGATGAAGCTTGGATTCGTCGCTTAGAGGAAATGGGTATCGACGAAGTTGAGGTGCGCTCGCCGATTACTTGTGAAACTCGTCACGGTATTTGTTCGACCTGTTACGGTCGAGACTTGGCGCGCGGCCACAAAGTGAACATTGGTGAGGCGATCGGTGTTGTCGCGGCGCAGTCTATTGGTGAGCCTGGAACGCAGCTGACCATGCGTACCTTCCACATTGGTGGTGCGGCATCACGAGCTACTGCGGCGGATAACATTCGCGTGCTCAATGACGGTACGGTGCGGCTGCACAACCTTAAAACGGTACAGCGAGTCGATGGTTCATTGGTCGCTGTGTCGCGTTCAGGTGAGTTGTCGGTACTTGATACCAAAGGCCGCGAGAAGGAGCGCTACAAGTTACCTTACGGTGCCAATTTGGTCGTCAATGATCATGCCTCAATCACCGCGGGTGACGTGGTTGCAACTTGGGACCCTCACACACACCCAATCGTGACGGAAGTGGCAGGTACGGTTAAATTCGTGGGTATGGAAGACGGGATCACCGTTAAGCGTCAAACAGATGAGCTGACCGGTCTATCCAGTATCACCGTTATGGATGCAGGTGAGCGCCCAGCGGCGGGCAAAGACATTCGCCCGGCTGTCACCTTGATCGATGAAGAGGGTAACGAACTCTGCTTAGCCGGTACCAATGTGCCTGCACACTACTTCTTGCCCGCCGGTGCGTGGGTATCTTTGGAAGACGGTGTTCGCATTGAAATCGGTGACGTTATTGCTCGTATACCTCAGGAAGGTTCGAAAACACGCGACATCACTGGTGGTCTGCCACGTGTTGCCGACCTTTTCGAAGCGCGTCGTCCAAAAGAACCTGCGATCTTGGCAGAAATCAGCGGTACTGTGAGCTTTGGTAAAGAAACCAAGGGCAAGCGTCGTCTGATGATTACGCCGACCGATGGTTCTGTGATGCCTGATGGATCTACGCATTACGAAGCGTTAATTCCCAAGTGGCGCAACTTGTCGGTATTTGAAGGTGAGTTGGTCGAGAAAGGCGAAGTGGTATCAGAAGGGCCATTGAGCCCACATGACATCTTGCGTCTAAAAGGCATCGAAGAGCTTGCGAAGTATATCGTTAATGAGATCCAGGAAGTTTATCGCTTGCAGGGTGTAAAAATTAACGATAAGCACGTTGAAGTTATTGTGCGTCAGATGTTGCGTAAAGTGATCATTACGCATTCGGGTGACTCCACTCTGATTAAAGGTGAGCAGGTCGAGTACGTGACCTTGTTGGAAGAAAACGAGCGTCTGTTGGCTGATGGTCTCGTCCCCGCGTCTGGTGAGCGTGAGCTTTTGGGTATTACAAAGGCATCATTGGCCACCGAAAGCTTTATTTCAGCGGCCTCGTTCCAGGAGACGACCCGAGTGCTGACTGAAGCGGCGGTGACCGGTAAGCGCGACTATCTGCGTGGTCTGAAAGAGAACGTGGTCGTGGGGCGTTTGATCCCAGCGGGTACGGGCTTGGCCTACCACGAAGCGCGACGCAAGAAACGTGCGCAAGGCGATGAAATGCGCGTCAGTGCACAGGATATCGAAGCTGCATTAACCGAAGCCCTGCGGGCGGATGTTGGCGCTTCGGAAGATGAGCTTGAGTAA
- a CDS encoding DMT family transporter has translation MVTPAPGRLALLAGAAGVALFSGMDATMKSLSLQHGVYNAMFWRMSFGIIIIGALYLIGRPSKPSRQTLRLHVKRGALTLVMASLFFWGLTQIPLAQAVGLSFIAPIIALFLAAWLINEPIVPNDYIASVIALLGVGVLLLEELLKFEMQSLLGSGAVLLSAVMYAYNLILQRQQALIAQPLEISFYQTLVTFVGLALLAPWWAEPLPNFGAGVLAATAASLALGALICFSYAYRHAVTASLVTLEYTAFIWAAALGWIVFDESISLNTLSGTALIVAACVFQIRGASKRIVPNEQITARINNKAE, from the coding sequence GTGGTAACACCCGCACCCGGCAGACTCGCCCTCTTAGCCGGCGCCGCCGGCGTCGCACTGTTCTCTGGCATGGATGCGACCATGAAATCATTGTCGCTTCAACATGGTGTTTATAACGCCATGTTTTGGCGTATGAGTTTCGGGATCATCATTATCGGCGCACTCTATCTCATCGGCAGACCGAGTAAGCCCTCACGCCAAACCCTCCGCCTTCACGTCAAACGAGGGGCGCTCACGCTGGTCATGGCATCGCTGTTTTTTTGGGGACTCACACAGATCCCGCTGGCGCAGGCGGTGGGGCTTTCCTTTATCGCCCCAATCATTGCCCTGTTTCTGGCGGCGTGGCTCATTAACGAGCCGATCGTCCCGAACGATTATATTGCCTCAGTAATCGCGCTTCTTGGCGTCGGTGTGCTCTTACTTGAGGAGCTTTTAAAATTTGAAATGCAATCGCTGTTAGGTAGCGGCGCCGTTCTTCTCTCGGCCGTAATGTATGCTTACAATCTGATTTTACAGAGACAACAAGCCCTCATAGCGCAGCCACTTGAAATCAGCTTTTATCAGACACTAGTCACCTTTGTAGGCCTCGCATTACTCGCACCCTGGTGGGCAGAGCCATTACCCAATTTTGGCGCAGGCGTTCTTGCCGCAACGGCAGCAAGCTTGGCTTTAGGTGCCCTTATCTGCTTTTCATACGCTTACCGACACGCAGTCACTGCGAGCTTGGTAACGCTAGAATACACTGCTTTCATCTGGGCCGCTGCCTTAGGGTGGATTGTATTTGACGAAAGCATCAGTCTAAACACGCTCAGCGGTACGGCCTTGATTGTGGCTGCATGTGTCTTTCAGATCCGGGGAGCTAGCAAAAGGATCGTGCCAAATGAGCAAATTACAGCACGTATAAACAACAAAGCCGAATAA
- a CDS encoding NINE protein, with the protein MAPSNNTNTHSMLMGYLLWIFGFMGAHRFYYGKQVSGTIWFFTLGLFFVGWIVDLFLIPSMDKQADWRFTDGPINYSLAWIFLTFLGIFGVHRFYMGKIFTGLLYLFTGGLFLLGWLYDLYTLNEQITQENAQRRAW; encoded by the coding sequence ATGGCACCTTCTAATAATACCAATACGCATTCGATGTTAATGGGCTATTTATTGTGGATTTTTGGGTTCATGGGCGCTCACCGATTCTATTACGGCAAGCAGGTGAGCGGTACCATTTGGTTTTTTACCCTGGGCTTGTTCTTTGTGGGCTGGATCGTTGACCTATTTTTAATTCCCAGTATGGACAAGCAAGCTGACTGGCGCTTCACTGATGGCCCTATCAATTACAGCCTGGCGTGGATCTTCTTGACCTTTCTAGGGATTTTCGGAGTTCATCGCTTTTACATGGGCAAAATATTCACGGGCTTACTGTACCTCTTCACTGGTGGCTTGTTCTTGCTAGGGTGGCTCTATGATTTGTATACCCTGAACGAGCAGATCACCCAAGAAAACGCGCAACGCCGCGCGTGGTAA
- the rpsG gene encoding 30S ribosomal protein S7 encodes MPRRRVVAKREVLPDPKFGNVTLAKFMNHVMISGKKSVAESIVYGALDIVQQKLNKDPLEAFDEALENIAPMVEVKSRRVGGATYQVPVEVRPARRTALSMRWLVEYARNRGEKSMRQRLAGEIIDASQGKGNAVKKREDVHRMAEANKAFSHFRF; translated from the coding sequence ATGCCAAGAAGACGCGTTGTCGCAAAACGTGAAGTTTTGCCAGATCCCAAGTTTGGAAATGTCACCCTAGCTAAATTCATGAACCACGTCATGATTAGCGGTAAAAAATCGGTTGCCGAAAGTATCGTATACGGTGCTTTGGATATCGTTCAGCAAAAACTGAATAAAGATCCACTCGAAGCGTTTGATGAAGCATTAGAAAACATCGCGCCCATGGTGGAAGTTAAGTCTCGCCGCGTGGGTGGTGCGACCTATCAGGTGCCTGTCGAGGTTCGTCCAGCTCGCCGAACTGCGCTTTCTATGCGTTGGTTGGTAGAGTACGCACGTAACCGCGGTGAGAAGTCGATGCGTCAGCGTTTGGCTGGTGAAATCATTGACGCCTCTCAAGGTAAAGGTAATGCGGTTAAGAAGCGTGAAGACGTGCACCGTATGGCTGAAGCCAACAAGGCGTTCTCGCACTTCCGTTTCTAA